In bacterium (Candidatus Blackallbacteria) CG13_big_fil_rev_8_21_14_2_50_49_14, one genomic interval encodes:
- a CDS encoding glycerate kinase: protein MRVLLACDKFKGTLTSREVGEALAEGFRSYSDEFEICIFPASDGGEGLLAALQVPLALEFKTVEIQAPHGVRVSSRFGWEPARQRAWIESAQALGLDLIPLEKRHPLELTSYGLGELLLAANKLQPHEILVGLGSSGTVDGGMGLASALGYRFYDAQGNLLSGAPQDWDLLEKIEPALNPVAFPVIRILADVRNPLLGEAGGVRVFSAQKGASAHEIERLEKRIQSWLKLLLPILPAAEHCSRLPGAGAAGGLGFALAALTQAILESGAERVIQESDLEQAIANADLVITGEGAYDAQSAWGKWPQYLIQTCQKYEKPVCLVTGQTVQLQDRPEGLRQTLDLVSLNPQCAVSKRASLQALHQVGYRLASEWKLDI, encoded by the coding sequence ATGCGTGTTCTGCTTGCCTGCGATAAATTCAAGGGGACGCTGACTTCGCGGGAAGTGGGTGAAGCGCTGGCAGAGGGTTTTCGCAGCTATTCTGATGAATTCGAAATTTGCATCTTTCCTGCCAGTGATGGGGGAGAAGGTTTGCTGGCGGCCTTGCAGGTTCCCCTCGCTTTGGAATTCAAAACTGTTGAAATTCAAGCCCCGCATGGCGTAAGGGTGAGTTCTCGCTTTGGCTGGGAACCCGCACGCCAAAGGGCCTGGATTGAATCTGCGCAAGCCCTGGGTTTGGATTTGATTCCGCTTGAAAAACGACATCCCCTTGAACTCACAAGTTATGGTCTGGGCGAATTGCTTTTGGCGGCAAATAAACTGCAGCCCCACGAGATCCTCGTGGGTTTGGGTTCCAGTGGCACTGTGGATGGAGGAATGGGGCTGGCATCCGCACTGGGGTATCGCTTTTACGATGCCCAAGGGAATTTACTTTCGGGTGCTCCTCAGGATTGGGATTTGCTTGAGAAAATCGAGCCAGCTCTCAACCCAGTTGCTTTTCCAGTGATTCGCATTTTAGCGGATGTGCGCAATCCGCTCTTGGGCGAAGCGGGTGGAGTTCGCGTCTTCAGCGCGCAAAAGGGGGCTTCTGCGCATGAAATTGAGCGCTTGGAAAAACGGATTCAATCCTGGTTGAAGTTGCTGCTGCCGATTCTACCAGCAGCAGAGCACTGTTCCCGCCTGCCTGGTGCAGGGGCCGCGGGGGGGCTGGGCTTTGCTCTGGCAGCCCTGACCCAAGCCATTTTGGAATCAGGGGCTGAACGGGTGATCCAGGAGTCTGATTTGGAGCAGGCCATTGCAAATGCAGATCTTGTGATCACGGGTGAAGGGGCCTATGATGCGCAGTCTGCCTGGGGAAAATGGCCCCAATATCTTATTCAGACCTGTCAAAAATATGAAAAACCAGTCTGTTTGGTCACCGGTCAGACCGTGCAATTGCAAGATCGCCCTGAAGGTCTGCGCCAGACTCTGGATCTGGTCAGTCTGAACCCCCAATGTGCTGTCTCCAAACGCGCCAGTCTTCAGGCCTTGCATCAAGTGGGCTACCGATTGGCCTCTGAATGGAAACTGGATATCTAG